The nucleotide sequence AACAGTGACACTTAAATCGGAGTCTGATTTTCAGGTTAGACAACTAGAAGATTTATTTCGTAACCATTGTACTAAACGGGGTGTAAGTGCTGCCGGTGTTGATATGGAAGATAAACCCGTTCATAGTGGTAAAACTTACTCTCTGTCAATGACCTTTAAACAGGGTATTGATCAACCAACAGCAAAAGATATTGTAAAATTAATCAAAGACAGTAAGGCAAAGGTACAAACTTCTATTCAAGGGGATAAAGTCCGGGTAACTGGCAAGAAACGTGATGATTTGCAAGAAGCCATTGCTTTGCTAAAGAAATCAGATATTGAGTTACCTTTACAGTTTGAAAATTTTCGCGATTAGCTGGACAGTTTTGTTTTTAATGATGACTGCGAAGGAATATTTATTTACAAGCGTAACAATGATTGCAAATAAATTTTTCGGCGAAAAAATGCCTAAAAAAAGCAATTTTATTTCAATAAATTAGAAATCCTTCGCCTTTAGAACAGGCAGAGCCTCCGATTTTAACGAGGAGTTAGTCTTAAAACTGGGACTGGAATAGGGCTGGAGCGCTTCAAAAAACGCGCTGAATGGTCTATTATAAACCATATGGGTAATGACTATCCCTGGCTGAACCAAAATGTAATTTCAGTATAGGGAGATTGGTTTGGGGTGCGGTGTGTATACCTGCTTGTGGTGCAGGAAACCTAAAGTACTTCATAGATCGCCACCATGAGCGTCATTGAAGGCTCAGATACTCAGGAAGTCGTTGCCTGTATTAAATATCGATTAGTCATATTGCAAGATTCTTTCTTCTTTCTGCAACCTCAAATGCTGAACGAGGTTTAGCCCCATCAACCAGATAATCACTAGACAAGTGGTGTAGGTACGGGAGCTTCATTGGCGAATAGTCGTTTTAACTAATCACCTTGATGCACTTATTGCAATGTTATTGCCGTTTAAGCGCAAGAAGGCAGTGGTTGTTATTTTTGTTCAAAAATAATTCTTGTGGTATAATTAAAGTGCACTTATCGGCAAGGAAGCACACGATGAAAAAATTAATGATTGCCTTAGGTCTATTTTTTCCAACCCTGTTTTTAACGGGGTGCGCGCCAACAACGGTTTATTCTCCTGGTTATAATAACGATTACGTTTACTCCGTTGGTTATTATGGCTACAGGCCTTCTTATTGGAATAGGCCTCTCTATTGGGGAAGACCCTATTACTGGGGCTCTTCTTATGGTTGGCGTAACATTGGTTGGCCTGGCTACCGTGGCGTTTATGGTTATCGAGGCTGGTATAATCGTGGTTGGTAAGCCCCTATTGTGAGCAGCTTCGCGCTTCTAAGTTGCTCACTAACTTCCTTTTCCTATAAATTCATACTCGTTCTCACAAGCATCGACTAGATCATCACGTATAGGTTCACAAGGTTGGGCAAGTACGGTATAAACCTGCTTAATTTTTTTCGTACCAGTTTCTCTTTATTATTTATATGCATTATTTATATGCTGGCACGATTGCTGCAGCTCTAGCAAAAGACTTATGAGTTTGTTGCCGAGTGGTATTGATGTTGAAAATAGAATGTCATGATCTGCTCACAAAAAAAATGGACGAAGTCTATCCTGTGTTTTTTTTCCAATTGGGAAGATAGATTTTGTTGTATATAATTTGATATACCAAGTGCGCGAGGTGACATGAAAGGCTGGATCTTATACAAACGTAATAAGCAAGAGTTGCTGCCAACCGATCATGGTGTTAATCGGCTATTAGCGGCTGCTACTAGTTTACAGATAGAGCTTGATGTTTATAGACCTGAACAATTTGAATTGGTTATTACTCAGCATGATAAGAAAAGTATTTTGCTAGATGGTGCACGGGTGGCATTGCCTGATTTTCTCTTGCCTCGTTTAGGTGCCGAAACGTCTTATTTTGCTTTAGCAATTATTCGTCAATTGGAAAAATCAGGGGTATATACCTGTAATAATTCTGCTGCTATTGAAATAGTTAAAGATAAAATGCTCCTTAGCCAACTATTTGCGCAAAGTGACTTACCCTTTCCGAAAACGATGCTGGTTAAATTTCCAGTTCCTATCGCTCTTGTTGAACGTGAAATTGGTTTTCCTTTAGTGATTAAGAATATTTCTGGTGCGCGCGGTATTGGGATACATTTATGCGAAACGGCAGAGAGTTTTAGGGATTTGATGGAACTGATTGGTACTCATAGTGGCGATCATCAGATGATTTTACAAGAGTTTGTTGCCAGCAGTTATGGACGTGATTTACGTGTTTTTGTATTGGGTACTAAGGTAATTGGTTGTATGAAACGTACGGCTAAGAATAGCTTTAAAGCGAATTATTCGCTAGGTGGTGAAGTGGCTCCCTTTGCCATTACCCCCGAAATAGAGAAATTGGCGATAGACTGTGCTGGTTTGTTTAATTTACAAATCGCTGGAATCGATTTGTTGTTTGATACCCAGGGTTTTAAAATTTGTGAAGCCAATTCTTCGCCAGGGTTTAAAGGAATGGAGCTGGCAACAGGCGAAGATATTGCTCAGCAAATATTAAAGTATGTTGTTAAAGAAACAAAGATGGCTGCGAAAAGTTGACAGCACTCTATCAAACAAGATCCCTGCCTTTGCCATGGAAGTAAGCTGCAAGATTTGGATTGTATTCATCTCCTGCAGCCAGAAATT is from Legionella donaldsonii and encodes:
- a CDS encoding YajQ family cyclic di-GMP-binding protein, whose amino-acid sequence is MPSFDIVSEINEVELRHAVENALREMGTRFDFRGVESSIELKDLTVTLKSESDFQVRQLEDLFRNHCTKRGVSAAGVDMEDKPVHSGKTYSLSMTFKQGIDQPTAKDIVKLIKDSKAKVQTSIQGDKVRVTGKKRDDLQEAIALLKKSDIELPLQFENFRD
- a CDS encoding ATP-grasp domain-containing protein, with translation MKGWILYKRNKQELLPTDHGVNRLLAAATSLQIELDVYRPEQFELVITQHDKKSILLDGARVALPDFLLPRLGAETSYFALAIIRQLEKSGVYTCNNSAAIEIVKDKMLLSQLFAQSDLPFPKTMLVKFPVPIALVEREIGFPLVIKNISGARGIGIHLCETAESFRDLMELIGTHSGDHQMILQEFVASSYGRDLRVFVLGTKVIGCMKRTAKNSFKANYSLGGEVAPFAITPEIEKLAIDCAGLFNLQIAGIDLLFDTQGFKICEANSSPGFKGMELATGEDIAQQILKYVVKETKMAAKS